The genomic stretch GAGAAATAAAGGAGAAAGATCTCGCGACTCTCGGCGACACTGCTACatactgtatatatataccGAACAACATTGCTACGTATTGAATATCTATAACGATGGAACGATTATTATCATCACTTTTATGATCACACCGCGATAGATTTAAGCGATATCCATGAAAGCAACGTCCTTCCTAATTATTGTTTCTATGCCTTTTCAAGTTAAATCATATTCATATACAAAACAGTGAAGTATGATGTTAAGTCAAGTGCATGCTTGTTGAAGCATGAATGAAACAGTTTTCGAGTCGAAGGAAATCATATTAAAGATAAGTATTAAATGTtccttaaatattttattgtttgttTCCGATCGgtaaaaaagaacgaaagatCACTGATGCGTGTATATCGTTTCAAAAACTTGATCGACTGGTTGATTCGGGTCAGTAAAGCAATATTGTATGCATTACAACGGCtcgtgtaataataaaccgtttcaagaatagaattttatctttgtttGCGGTCTTGAACAAACGGTATTGTCGATTACGCTAATTTCCTCGTATACGTGCCCGCGCAAACTTTGTTAAAAAACAGATACATAAAGGTTGAAAGATATACGAAATGAAGAAGGTATATCCTATACGTTGGATTATTCTTTTCAAAGATCACGCTGTTTTTAACCATTATTCgcttaaaagaatataattcCGTTGAAGGTTCGCCGACATACTCTCCTTGAAGTTATCAAAAAGTTCAAGGTCACGGCCGCTCGAAGTTACTCGATGGTTCAAGGTCACTCCAAGGACATTTCAACGTTCCTGTATGATATTTTCAAAGTTAAAGATCTAAGATTGTTTCAAAGTAAAGCTATATTGATCTTAAAGCTcctttaaaaatgaaaaaaaaggaagagaataTCGAATTTCAGCGAAGTTATGTTTTTAGAAACTAAATAGTTCACGAACCGAAGAAATTTTTGCGATGACCCATTTACGACATTCCTgccaaaattaattataatagtgtgtaatatatcgaaatttatgaaaaagaGTTGACATTACACCCATTTTTGGACAAATGACCCTTATATACTGTCCGTAATATTGTACTTTCGAATCTATCTGTTCTCGTTCATTATCGAACATTATCGCATTATCGAACTGTTTCAATAGTATGATAACACTTTAAAATGCTTCAAGCTCGCGCGAGATTATTCGAAAGATAGATCACCTGATTATCCGTGTCCTTAGAATTTGTTACTAAACGGCTTTTACCTCGCTTTACGAGGCGGTAGGAAGTTTTGTAGCTtattccaaaaaaaaaaaaaaaaaatcacgcGTAGAAGTCGctcgcatatatgtataattatttcttcctAAATGAAGACAGTACACGCTCGCCATTAACGGTGACGAAATATAGAcactttaaaaaatattgaagggaagtaaacaaatttataaagCGACAACCTGGATAGCTAATTAAACGTTTGTTATCCAGATACAACGAATATATTGcaacaatttcaatttatttattaacgataataaatctgaaaatttAAGCATTCGATATAATCACCATCGACACATAATGTTTCCGTGGATCTTGCCGATGCAGCATTATTGACATGCATAACTATACATAACCAGATGCATGTATTTACAGAACAAAAATTGCGTTAGTGTCAGATTAGACGTGAAAAACGCAACacgaattgaattttaaaagcTTTCTGTTGAACCTTTATTGCATACATCTATTTTATTCGTTCATCCATACTTGATACATTTctctttaatattaattatcatcCTGCGAATACTATTAGTACTTTTTGCACTATAATTACTGTATTACGAGTTGCAAGATACGTGCAATTTTCcgatgataaataataatcgatCATGTTCAAATAACGACAGCATACTTTAATGAACCTCACATTTATCTGTCTAACCGtttctttaatagttttgTTTCCACTTTGTCAATTAATTTAAAGCTATTGAAAACTCGAATAGAAAGAAACAAagtgaattataaaatacagcGCTATCTATCACGATCCATGGCAACAATCACATACACAATTTGAAATTGATCGAGGCCTATCGAAACATAAACAACATggcgaataaaagaaatataacgttacatgtaAAATATGTctcatttaataaattaatattttaactatGCGCCaccataacatttttatacattGCTAGGCAATTAGCCTTCTTGACTATAACGCTAAAAACTTTGGCCTCAAAAAATGTCGATTGATAAGGTAGGTTAtacatttacaaatttcttaaGAAAACTATACAATATCCTTGCTTACTTGTTATTTAAGATTTAAATTATGACAAAGAACATTTACAAACGTTCTTTAAGAAGATGCTTATCCATTCAAACTATTTAAGAATACATCAACATTTATTTGGACCATGCATATGGCTTATCCGTCAAATGTTTTGATACAGGTCCTTTATCAATTGTATCAACCCCATGGTACTGGTACTGTTTTCATTTCATGGCGCCCTGGTAATAGTACTCATCTAGCAACTACTGGTTATGATTCCTCAGTTGCTATTTTTGATAGACAAGGTGAATTACAAGAACGTATTCAAATTGCTGGTTTATGTACTGGTTTTGGATGGGATTCTGATGGAGATCTATTAGCTGTTATATCACAAAGTTCTTCTATTATCACGTTATGGGATGCAACAACTGGAAAAAGAACACAAATAGATGCTGGTGTAAGAGATGGATTAACATGTATGATATGGGCAAAAAGAGCTTGTTTATTAGCAGTAGGAACACAGAAAGGAAATTTAGTACTTTATGACCATATAAATGCCAAGTATGATGTATAAtagtatttttatagaaaatacttttacatattgttatattatataatccTACATTAaatcataaattaatatatagaCGAATACCAATTTTGGGAAAgcacaaaaaaaggataactTGTGGCGCTTGGTCTTATGAGGGACTTCTTGCGTTAGTCAGTGAAGATAAGGTTTTAACTATCAGTACAAGTGATGGGGATACAAGGCGCGAAATACCTCTTCAAGGTGATGCATCTGATATTCAGTTTAATGAGATGAAAATGGATCACAGAGTTGGGGGTGAAAATACAGTATGATTTCTTTATATAGCagtgatatataaaatacatgtGTGTTTGTATATCtaaagtattaattttctCATTATTTGCCAGGTATCTCTTATTATTAGCAAAACCACTTTATTTCTATACAATATTTTGGATCCAGAGAATCCTATTGAATTAGCTTTTCAAAAACGCTATGGACCTATTGTTACTTATAAATGGTAAAAAGGTTTAGATCATTAAAAAATCACTTAAATTTAATCACTTTTGTTTTCACTATATGTCCTACTTTAGGTACGGGGATGGATATATTTTAGTTGGTTTTCAAACTGGATATTTTACTGCAATATCTACACATATTAAAGAAGTTGGCCAAGAATTATTTCAAGTTAAGAATCATAAAGATTCCTTGACTGACTTGGCCATAAGTCAAACAATAGGAAAAATCGCTACATGTGGGGATAATGTCATAAAAATACATAGTTTGCAAAATTTAGAAGaaactgaaaaattaattacagtAAGCGGTGAAACTGGAATTAATACAGTAGAATGGTCAATGGATGGTACAATGATAGCAACTGTGACACACAGTGGCAATGTTTTAGtctatttaatacaaattccTAAATTATCTAGCGTTTGTGGAAATAGGATTGCACTCCTTACCAGTTTAACAGAAGTTACAGTCCATCTGTATACGCTAGATAAAGTAAATCTAAATACATGGCATAAAATCAAAACTGCATAAAActgtatgtaaatatataaaattaatttttaggaGAAACCAGAgccaataataattaatactatAATAGAACCGTCGGTATTAACAATAGGTCCAATACATGCAGCAGTAGGGTTGAATAACAGAGCATTGTTCTGGGATATATCCGGAAGGGATTACAATACTACAATACATTTTGAAAGAGATTATTTAGCAACAATAGATAGTATAAGATTGAATGAAACTTATGCATCTGTTTTATTTGATGGCAAATTACAGTTGCACTCGGTAACAAGTATATTAAAACACATATAAATTTACGTTACATTAGTGTATTAGTAAATCAACTATGTGTTAACCTATTATCCTTGTAGATTAAAATGGATCAAACACTATCGAAAGAAGGGAAGGATACAAAAATGTTTCCAGGCTTAGGTGTTtcagattttaaaataacgtGCCATGCTCTTAGTAGCAACTTCTTAATCTATGGCAGTGATGTAAGTTATTTCTATAAACGTATGGAATTCTAAGTAAATACTGAAAGAACTAACTTACATTTATGATATATTTAGATGGGCCACATAATCTATTTTAGTTTAGAAGTCTTTAATCAATGTACTGAACATATACACGATAATGGCATAAAGGAAATCTATTTAGATACAAATGGAACACAATTATGTTTTATAGATAACAAGTTCGACGCTTATATGTATAATCCTGTGCAAGAAACTGTTTTACAAATTCCTGATTGTCTAGGTTGCATTGAAGGTGTAATTTGGGATCAAAATATTTTGGAACGTAATATATTTACTGTTTACAATAAAACTCTCATTACTACatacatatttgtaaaatacttTATCGAAGGTAAGTTAAAACTtgaaaattatacaatatatataaaacaaatatattacgtatattttgGAAACAGgtacaaaaattataaagatAAATACAACAAAGCTGCCATCTGAAACATTACCACTATTGATGTATTCTGGAGAATTGACATTAAGTTCAACAGCTAACAAATTAATGCAAATTACATTGTCTTCTCATGAAGATATAGGAAATATTGTGgaatatacaaaaatgaaagaaatattagaaaatcaGATTCTTTGCAGGAGGTAAACgtcttatttatttctttatttgttgactataggatatttattctattaaatatttcagataTCAACAGGCATGGGAGACGTGTGAGAGAATTAATGAAAGAGACTCATGGTTAAAGTTAGGAGAAATTgcaattgcaaatttaaatattgattttGGTATTTgctattgttattattattattgttgttgttgttgttgttgttgttgttgttactATAAGaaacgtataaatatattatttacaaataatcatttttcATCACAGCAATTCGAATTTACCGCTACTTAGAAGATGCTGCGATGGTTTGGGCACTACAAACTATGGAAACCTTAGATGAATTACCATTATTATGTGGACATGCTTGTATTTTACTTGGTAATTATAATGAGGcagaacaattttttttacaatcaTCTCAACCAGTACAAGCTTTGTATTTAAGAAGAGACCTAATGCAATGGGAACAAGCATTAAATTTAGCCCAAAAATTGAAAGCTGATGAAATTCCTTATATTGCCAGAGAATATGCTCAACAGTTGGAATTTACGTAAGAATACAACATTAAATGCGTAAATTATTTATGTGTtcgtatttaaattttgaattttttttctagGGGTAATTATCCAAAAGCGTTAATAAATTATGAACGTGGATTGGTAGattcaaataatatatctAATACAACTACACATAATCCGCAACATCGAAATCTATGTCTTGCTGGAATTGCGAGAATGTCTATCAGATGTGGGGATAGTAGAAGAGGTGTAAACATAGCTATGGACAATGAAAGTTCAAGACAATTGCGAAAAGAATGTGCAGAAATATTAGAATCAATGAAGGTGTGTAAGTACTATAACCGTATAAATATGTTCTATAAGTATTACAATTGGGTTATTATTATAGCAATTTAATGAAGCTGCATTACTATATGAAAAAGCTGAATATTTTGATAAAGCTGCTTCtgcatatataaaattaaaaaattggcaGAAAGTGGGGCAACTCCTACCACAAATCTCATCTGCCAAACTTAATATACAATATGCTAAAGCCAAAGAAGCTGAAGGCAAATATGAAGAAGCAGCAAAGGCATATGAAACTGCAAAAGATTATGAAAACATAATTAGGattaatttggaatatttaaacaatcctggtaatataattaatattaaaatatcttatatCTAATTTATTAGCTATTAAACTTCAtctaaatatatgtacatacatatatggcTTACTAATTGTAGCTCGAAGTGTTGAAGTAGTACAACAAACTAAAAGTATAGAAGGAGCTAAAATGGTcgcaaaatattttcaaaaaatgaATGATTATAATTCAGCAATTAAGttcttaattttatcaaattgtCACGAAGAAGCATTCCAATTAGCTAATCAACATGGAAAAATGGAATTATATGgagaaattctaataaatacGATTGATGACAGCAATGCGCGAAAAGAAGATTTTAAAAGCCTTGCGATGCATTTTGAATCTcagaaaaataactttttaGCTGGAAAATATTACTTCTATGCCAAGGAATATCAAAAAGCATTACGACATTTATTAAAAGCTGCACAATTAGTAACAGATGAAAATGAAGTCCTGTCATTAGCCATTGATACAGTTGCTTCTTCAAAAGATGACAAGTTAGCAAATCAgttaattgattttttattaggTGGTGATGGATTACCAAAGGTATTGGTATCTGATTTAATAAAGATATCGGTATTGATACTTGATTGACTTGATGTTCAACTAATCATACTCATTACAGGATCCTAAATATCTGTTCAGATTATATATGGCTAGAAAACAGTACAAAGAAGCTGCAAAGACAGCAATTATAATTGCTAATGAAGAACAAATTAACGGTATGTTTGTTGTATTTATATAACCAATGTTAAAAGAATTGTGTTAGTGATGATTTGTTCTACAGGAAATTATAGAAGCGCTCATGATGTTTTATTTGGCATGTAtcaagaattaaaaaagaataaaatcaaTATACCTTCAGAGATGCAAAACAATTTAAGACTTTTGCATTCATATATCCTTGTGAGACTTCATGTAAAAAAGAACGATCATTTACGTGGTGCTCGTATGTTAATAAGAGTAGCCAATAACATATCGAAATTTCCATCACgttagtaaaatatatataaatatgtataattaaatatcgaaataatacGAATAATGTTTAGTGTACATATTCTTTTTCCTTTAGATATTGTTCCGATTTTGACCTCCACTGTAATAGAATGTCAAAGAGCTGGATTAAAATATGCTGCTTTTAATTATGCTGCTATGTTGATGCGTCCGGAATACAGAAGCCAAATTGATGCTAAGTATAGTAAAAAAATTGAGGCAATTGTAAGAAAGCCACCAAAATCAAAAGATAATGAAATTGAAGAGGAACCTTTAACTCCATGTCCATATTGCAAGAGCAAACTTACAGAGACAGAGATTACTTGCGACAAGTGCAAAAATACAATACCTTTTTGTATAGCTACAGTTAGTGTTTCTGAAGCATgcatttattttgaaatttaatacatatattgtgtTTTAATAAGACAACATTTCTTAGGGCCGACATATCATTGAAGATGATTTCACGGTATGTCCACAATGTGATTTTCCTTGC from Bombus huntii isolate Logan2020A chromosome 8, iyBomHunt1.1, whole genome shotgun sequence encodes the following:
- the LOC126868185 gene encoding WD repeat-containing protein 19 isoform X1 translates to MSIDKVLYQLYQPHGTGTVFISWRPGNSTHLATTGYDSSVAIFDRQGELQERIQIAGLCTGFGWDSDGDLLAVISQSSSIITLWDATTGKRTQIDAGVRDGLTCMIWAKRACLLAVGTQKGNLVLYDHINAKRIPILGKHKKRITCGAWSYEGLLALVSEDKVLTISTSDGDTRREIPLQGDASDIQFNEMKMDHRVGGENTVSLIISKTTLFLYNILDPENPIELAFQKRYGPIVTYKWYGDGYILVGFQTGYFTAISTHIKEVGQELFQVKNHKDSLTDLAISQTIGKIATCGDNVIKIHSLQNLEETEKLITVSGETGINTVEWSMDGTMIATVTHSGNVLVYLIQIPKLSSVCGNRIALLTSLTEVTVHLYTLDKEKPEPIIINTIIEPSVLTIGPIHAAVGLNNRALFWDISGRDYNTTIHFERDYLATIDSIRLNETYASVLFDGKLQLHSIKMDQTLSKEGKDTKMFPGLGVSDFKITCHALSSNFLIYGSDMGHIIYFSLEVFNQCTEHIHDNGIKEIYLDTNGTQLCFIDNKFDAYMYNPVQETVLQIPDCLGCIEGVIWDQNILERNIFTVYNKTLITTYIFVKYFIEGTKIIKINTTKLPSETLPLLMYSGELTLSSTANKLMQITLSSHEDIGNIVEYTKMKEILENQILCRRYQQAWETCERINERDSWLKLGEIAIANLNIDFAIRIYRYLEDAAMVWALQTMETLDELPLLCGHACILLGNYNEAEQFFLQSSQPVQALYLRRDLMQWEQALNLAQKLKADEIPYIAREYAQQLEFTGNYPKALINYERGLVDSNNISNTTTHNPQHRNLCLAGIARMSIRCGDSRRGVNIAMDNESSRQLRKECAEILESMKQFNEAALLYEKAEYFDKAASAYIKLKNWQKVGQLLPQISSAKLNIQYAKAKEAEGKYEEAAKAYETAKDYENIIRINLEYLNNPARSVEVVQQTKSIEGAKMVAKYFQKMNDYNSAIKFLILSNCHEEAFQLANQHGKMELYGEILINTIDDSNARKEDFKSLAMHFESQKNNFLAGKYYFYAKEYQKALRHLLKAAQLVTDENEVLSLAIDTVASSKDDKLANQLIDFLLGGDGLPKDPKYLFRLYMARKQYKEAAKTAIIIANEEQINGNYRSAHDVLFGMYQELKKNKINIPSEMQNNLRLLHSYILVRLHVKKNDHLRGARMLIRVANNISKFPSHIVPILTSTVIECQRAGLKYAAFNYAAMLMRPEYRSQIDAKYSKKIEAIVRKPPKSKDNEIEEEPLTPCPYCKSKLTETEITCDKCKNTIPFCIATGRHIIEDDFTVCPQCDFPCIRSEFLRIIESENTCPMCSEKVDVNMISSTLNIRSYLDFQEGKSPVRT
- the LOC126868185 gene encoding WD repeat-containing protein 19 isoform X2; this encodes MGIQGAKYLFKVSLIISKTTLFLYNILDPENPIELAFQKRYGPIVTYKWYGDGYILVGFQTGYFTAISTHIKEVGQELFQVKNHKDSLTDLAISQTIGKIATCGDNVIKIHSLQNLEETEKLITVSGETGINTVEWSMDGTMIATVTHSGNVLVYLIQIPKLSSVCGNRIALLTSLTEVTVHLYTLDKEKPEPIIINTIIEPSVLTIGPIHAAVGLNNRALFWDISGRDYNTTIHFERDYLATIDSIRLNETYASVLFDGKLQLHSIKMDQTLSKEGKDTKMFPGLGVSDFKITCHALSSNFLIYGSDMGHIIYFSLEVFNQCTEHIHDNGIKEIYLDTNGTQLCFIDNKFDAYMYNPVQETVLQIPDCLGCIEGVIWDQNILERNIFTVYNKTLITTYIFVKYFIEGTKIIKINTTKLPSETLPLLMYSGELTLSSTANKLMQITLSSHEDIGNIVEYTKMKEILENQILCRRYQQAWETCERINERDSWLKLGEIAIANLNIDFAIRIYRYLEDAAMVWALQTMETLDELPLLCGHACILLGNYNEAEQFFLQSSQPVQALYLRRDLMQWEQALNLAQKLKADEIPYIAREYAQQLEFTGNYPKALINYERGLVDSNNISNTTTHNPQHRNLCLAGIARMSIRCGDSRRGVNIAMDNESSRQLRKECAEILESMKQFNEAALLYEKAEYFDKAASAYIKLKNWQKVGQLLPQISSAKLNIQYAKAKEAEGKYEEAAKAYETAKDYENIIRINLEYLNNPARSVEVVQQTKSIEGAKMVAKYFQKMNDYNSAIKFLILSNCHEEAFQLANQHGKMELYGEILINTIDDSNARKEDFKSLAMHFESQKNNFLAGKYYFYAKEYQKALRHLLKAAQLVTDENEVLSLAIDTVASSKDDKLANQLIDFLLGGDGLPKDPKYLFRLYMARKQYKEAAKTAIIIANEEQINGNYRSAHDVLFGMYQELKKNKINIPSEMQNNLRLLHSYILVRLHVKKNDHLRGARMLIRVANNISKFPSHIVPILTSTVIECQRAGLKYAAFNYAAMLMRPEYRSQIDAKYSKKIEAIVRKPPKSKDNEIEEEPLTPCPYCKSKLTETEITCDKCKNTIPFCIATGRHIIEDDFTVCPQCDFPCIRSEFLRIIESENTCPMCSEKVDVNMISSTLNIRSYLDFQEGKSPVRT